The Prosthecomicrobium sp. N25 nucleotide sequence TGAAGCCGACCACCCGGTGGCGTCGGTAGAGATCCTCGACCTTGCGGAGCACCTGCCGGTTCTCCGCGTCGAGCCGGCGCAGCACGCAGTCGAAGCCGATCAGCGCCTCGATCCCGCCGACCGCCTTGTCGACGTCGTCGAGCGCCCGGCCGAGCGCCCCGACGAGGTCGACCGGCCGTGCCGCGGTCAGCACGACGCCGGTGTCGATGGCGCAGAAGAAGGAGAGGCTTCCGTCCGGGTTCACCTTCTGAATCGAGCGGGAATAATATTCGCCGCCGACGCGCACCAGCACCGGATGCGACGCGAAGCTGAGGGGGCCCAGGAAGTCGCCCTCGAGCCCGACCGCCGCCGCATAGGCCGCCGCCGCCGGCTCGGCGTTGATCTCCGAGACGGTCCGCGTCTCGCCGTCGCACTCGGTGACCACGAGCTTCACGTCCGTCGGCTCGAAATGCTCCGAGCGGACGAGCTCGAAGGGCCGCTCCGTATGGACCAGCACCAGCACGCCCGCGTTCGTCCAGGCCCGCCCGCCGTGGAACACGAAGGTGCGCGAGAAGTCGAGCCCGTCCCCGCAGGAGCCGCCCACGAGCGGCATGTTGTCCAGGCAGCGTTGCAGCCCCGCGACCACGACCTCCTCGCGCCGGCACATCCCGTCCAGGAACGTCACCGCGAAGCGCCCGCCCGGCGGCTCCGCCCCGAGGCGACGGGCGAGCCGGGCCTGCATCGGCCAGACCACGTCGGCCGCCTTCTCGACCGTGAAGTTCCGCAGGTCCGGCAGCAGGGCCGCCTCTACCGTGAAGCCCCCGCGGGGCAGGGCGGTGACGACGACGCTGCCCTCCTCGAGCCCGCCCGGCCCGATCTCGCCCGCGGTCGTGCCGCCCGCGAAGCCGACACCGGGGAAACGGTCCGCGAGCCCGGCCGCCAGGGCGTCGGCGTCGTAGCGGGGGCTCGCGAAGAGGAACAGGAACGCGGCCTCGCGCCCGTCCTCGCCGAGCGCCGTCGCGATCTCGTCGACCGCCGCCGCGGTGTCGGGGGCGCGCGACGAGGCGACCCGGATCTCGCCGGACCCGTCCCCGGGAGAGCTGCCCTCGGCCCGCGACGCCGCGCCTGCCATCCGTCCGTCCCTGCCTGCGGCCGTTCGCCGGCCTTGTCGTCGTTCCGTCATGGTCCGGGTGGACGCTACCAGACCGGAACCCAGCCGACTAGAAATGCGCGACCGAAAGTACAATTCCATAGATCGGAACCCCGGCTACGATCCGCCTCCGTCGCGAGGCCGGCCGTCGGGGGTCGGCGGGTCCGCAGCAAGACGGACGCGGCAGGGAGGGTGTCTCAGATGGAAATGACCGGCGAGTACCGGATACCGGCTCCGCGCGCCCAGGTCTGGGAGGCGCTGAACGATCCCGAGGTGCTCAAGGCCTGCATCCCGGGCTGCGAAACCCTGGACATGCAGTCGCCGACCGAGATGACCGCCAAGGTCGTCGCCAAGATCGGCCCCGTGAAGGCGACCTTCAACGGCAAGGTCCACCTCACCGACATCAACCCGCCCGAGAGCTACACGATCTCCGGCGAGGGCCAGGGCGGCGTCGCCGGCTTCGCCAAGGGCGGCGCCAGCGTGCACCTGGCCGAGGACGGCGCCGTCACGGTGCTGACCTATGCCGCCAAGGCGCAGATCGGCGGCAAGCTCGCCCAGCTCGGCGCGCGCCTGATCGACTCCACGGCCAAGATGATGGCCGACCAGTTCTTCGCCAAGTTCTCCGAGGTGGCGGCCGCGCGTTCCGGCGCCATGGCGCCCCCGGCCATTGCGGCTGTCGAGCCGGCCGCGACCGGCGCCTCCCTCGAGCAGCGCGTCGAGGACACCGTGGAAGCCGCGATCGAGCTCGCCGGCGATGCCGCGCGAGCTGTCTCGGGCGTGGCGGCGCGGGCCGCCGAGGGCCTGGACCGCTCCGCCGACCCGGTCGGCAAGGCGGCCGCCAACCTCGCCGGCCATGCCGACCGCGCGCTCGCTTCCGCTTCGTCAACGAGCGGCATTCCGAAGTGGGTTTGGATCGCGGGCGGGCTTGTGCTCGTCGTTATCCTGTTGAAACTTGTGTTCTGACGGACGGCCCCGGGCCGCCCCGACGAAAAAGGGTCAAGCCCCGGCCGAGACGGCCGGGAACTGGGAGGAAGAGCGAATGACGACCGTTTCCATGACGGTGAACGGGCGGCAGGTCTCGGCGGACGTCGAGGACCGCACGCTGCTCGTCGACTACCTGCGCAACGCTATCGGCCTGACGGGCACGCATGTCGGCTGCGACACCTCGCAGTGCGGCGCCTGCGTGGTCCATCTCGACGGCCGCGCCGTGAAGGCCTGCACCTGCCTCGCCGTCCAGGCGTCCGGATCGTCGGTGACGACCGTCGAGGGCCTCGCCAAGGGCGACGAGCTGCACCCCGTGCAGGCCGCGTTCCGCGAGCATCACGGCCTGCAGTGCGGCTTCTGCACCCCCGGCATGATCATGACGGCGGTGGACATGATCAACCGCCATGGCGGCAACCTCGACGAGGCGACGGTCCGCCACGAGCTCGAGGGCAACATCTGCCGCTGCACGGGCTACCACAACATCGTCAAGGCCATCCTGGACGCCGCGTCCAAGATGCGGATGCCTGCGGCCGCCGAATAAGGCGGACGCCCCGAGACGGACGGCGACCGGCCGAATCCGTGCGGCGTTCCGGGCCCACCCGTCCGCCTCGCGCCCATCCCGGGCGCGCGACGGAAGAGGGCTGGGAGACTCGTCCGTCCGACGCAGCCTGGGAGGGCGGCGGCGGGTGGGTCCCGGATCACCGTCGCGGCCGGGCGCCACGGCCAAGAGATCTGTTCCTGGGAGGGACATCATGGGTATGGAAGGCATCGGACAGCGCGTCGTCCGCAAGGAAGACAAGCGCTTCATCACCGGCAAGGGCAAGTACACCGACGACGTCAAGCTGCAGGGCATGACCCATGCGCATTTCGTCCGCTCGCCCCACGCCCACGCCCGCATCCGCTCGATCGACACGGCCGCCGCCGCCGCCATGCCGGGCGTCGTCGCGGTTCTGACCGGTGCCGAGCTGGTCGGCGACCGCATCGGCAACCTCATCTGCGGCTGGATGATCCACTCCAAGGACGGCAGCCCGATGAAGATGGGCGCCTACCCGGCGATGGCGCCCGAGACGGTGCGCTACGTCGGCCAGGCGGTCGCGGTCGTCGTCGCCGAGACCAAGAACCAGGCCCGCGACGCCGCCGAGGCGGTGGTCGTCGACTACGAGGAGCTTCCGGCCGTCACCACGGTCCTGGACGCCATCAAGGAGGGCGCCCCGCAGCTCCATCCCGAAGCCCCGGGCAACCGGGTCTACGAGTGGTCGCTCGGCGACAAGGCCGCTACCGACGCCGCCTTCGCGGGCGCGGCCCAGGTCGTCTCCATGGACATCCTGAACAACCGGCTGGTGCCGAACCCGATGGAGCCGCGCTCCGCGGTCGCCAACTACGACGCCGGCGACGACCAGCTCACGCTGTGGACCACCTCGCAGAACCCGCATGTCGCCCGGCTCGTGCTCTCGGCCTTCTACAACATCGCCCCCGAGCACAAGCTGCGCGTCATCGCCCCGGACGTCGGCGGCGGCTTCGGCTCGAAGATCTACATCTATCCCGAGGAGATCGTCTGCCTCTGGGCGTCCCGGAAGGCGAACCGCCCGATCAAGTGGACCTCGGACCGCACCGAGGCCTTCCTGACCGACGCGCACGGCCGCGACCACATCACCAAGGCCGAGATGGCCTTCGACGCGAACCACAAGATCCTCGGCCTGCGCGTCCACACCTACGCGAATTTCGGCGCCTACATGTCGCTGTTCTCGTCGTCGGTGCCGACCTACCTCTACGCCACCCTGCTCTCCGGCCAGTACGTCATCCCGGCGATCTACGCCGAGGTCGACGGCGTCTACACCAACACGGTGCCGGTCGACGCCTACCGCGGCGCGGGCCGCCCGGAGGCGACCTACGTGCTGGAGCGCATGATGGAGACGGCGGCGCGCCAGTTCGGCGTGGATCCGGCGGAACTCCGGCGGAAGAACTTCATCACGTCCTTCCCCTACCAGACCCCGGTCATCATGACCTACGACGCGGGCGACTATAACGCCTCGCTCGACGCGGCCCTGAAGGCGATCGACTACGCCGGCTTCCCGGCCCGCAAGGCGGAGGCCAAGGCCCGCGGCAAGCTGCGCGGCATCGGCCTTTCCTGCTACATCGAAGCCTGCGGCATCGCCCCGTCCAAGGCGGTCGGCTCCCTCGGCGCCGGCGTCGGCCTCTGGGAATCCGCCGAGGTCCGGGTGAACCCGGTCGGCACCGTCGAGGTCCTGACCGGCTCGCACAGCCACGGCCAGGGCCACGAGACGACCTTCGCGCAGCTCGTCTCCGAACGGCTCGGCATCGGCATCGACCAGGTCGCGATCGTCCACGGCGACACCGACAAGGTGCAGTTCGGCATGGGCACCTACGGCTCGCGCTCCGGCGCGGTCGGCATGTCGGCGATCCTGAAGGCGATGGAGAAGGTCGAAACCAAGGCCAAGAAGATCGCCGCGCACCTGATGGAGGCCGCCGAGGGCGACATCGTCATCGAGGGCGGCGAGTTCAAGGTTGCCGGTACCGACAAGAAGATGCCCTTCGCGCTGGTGGCGCTCGCCGCCTATACGGGCCACAACCTGCCGGACGGCATGGAGCCGGGCCTGAAGGAGGGCGCCTTCTACGACCCGACCAACTTCACCTTCCCGGCCGGCACCTACGTGTGCGAGGCCGAGATCGATCCGGACACGGGCAAGACCACGGTCGTCAACTTCGTCGCTGCCGACGATTTCGGCCGGATGATCAATCCGATGATCGTCGAGGGACAGGTCCACGGCGGCCTCGCCCAGGGCATCGGCCAGGCGCTCCTCGAAGGCACGGTCTACACGGACGACGGCCAGCTCATGACGGCGTCCTACATGGACTACGCCATGCCGCGCGCCGACGACCTGCCGTCCTTCGACCTTCACCACACCACGACCCTCTGCCCGGGCAACCCGCTCGGCATCAAGGGCTGTGGCGAGGCGGGTGCGATCGGCTCGCCCCCGGCGGTGATCAACGCCATCACGGACGCCCTCGGGGTCCGCGACATCGCCATGCCGGCGACCCCGGCTCGCGTCTGGAACGCCATCCACGGCCGCATGGCCGCGGAGTGATCGACACACCGGCCGCGGCCCGCTAGGCTCGCGGCCGGTCCCGCTTCAGTCGCCGTCCCGATCGCCCCAAGTCCCGAGAGGATCCGCGGGGGACGGACCAGAGCTCCGGAGGAGACGAACCCATGTACGCCACCAACTACGCCCGGGCGACCAGCCTGGCCGACGCCGCCGCCCGCATCGGCGCCGCGAGCGACGGCAAGTTCCTCGCCGGCGGCCAGACCCTGCTCGCCACCATGAAGCAGCGCCTCGCCGCCCCGACCGACCTCGTCGACGTGACCCGCATCCCGGACCTCTCCGGCATCAAGGTGACGGGCGACGCAGTCGTGATCGGCGCCGCCACCCGCCACTACGACGTCGCCACCTCGGCGGACGTGAAGGCCGCGCTTCCCGCGCTGGCGAGCCTCGCCGCCGGCATCGGCGACCCGGCCGTCCGCCACATGGGCACGATCGGGGGCTCCGTCGCCAACAACGACCCGGCCGCCGACTACCCGGCCGCGGTCCTGGCCCTCGGCGCCACGATCCACACGTCCAAGCGCAAGATCGCCGCGGCCGACTACTTCCAGGGCATGTTCACGACGGCTCTCGAGCCCGACGAGATCATCACCGCGATCTCCTTCCCGATCCCCGCCAAGGCGGCCTACGCCAAGTTCCCGAACCCGGCCTCGCGCTACGCGCTGACCGGCGTCTTCGTGGCGAAGATGAAGGACGGCTCGGCCCGCGTGGCGGTCACCGGCGCCGGCGAGGGCGGTGTCTTCCGCGCCTCGGCCCTGGAGCAGGCCCTGTCGTCGAACTGGTCCGCGGCAGCGCTGGCCGGCGCGAGCATCCCGGCCGACGGCCTCCTCTCAGACATCCACGGCACGGCCGAATACCGCGCCAACCTGATCGTCGTCATGGCCCGCCGCGCGGTCGCCGCCGCCGGCTGACCGATCCTTCGTGAAAGGCGAGGGCCCGCCGGCGGCGACGTCGGCGGGCCCTCTGCGTTCGGCCCGCGCTGCCGGCCCCGTCAGCCCAGCCGGTCCAGGTCCGGATCCCGCGCCACCGGTCCCTCCGCCGGCGTGGTCGGATCCATCGCCCCGGTCTGCGGCCCGGCGCCGCTTCGCGCCTGCGGGCCGGTCCCGTCCTCCGCCTCGATCTGACGGCGCGCCATGTCCCAATGGACGTGCTCGCGGCCATCGGGGCGGCCCTCCTCATTCCAGATCCTGTACGCCCGCTCGCGGATGCGGGTCTCGTCGGGCATGTCCATGCGGCTCCTCCGGCTCTCGGCTGCGACCGCCCGAACCGCGGCGGCGCCCCCGGCGTTCCGCGGCCTTCGGCCGCCGGGCGTTTACGTTAAACAATCGTGAACGGCGTCCTCCGTTGACCTCGGTCGTGATCCGTTTATGACTTCGGGCTATTGATGAGGTCGGATCCCCTGTCGGATCCGGTCGTGGTTGCGCGGGGTCCGACCCCGGATGTCGTTGCGAGGACAGGATTTGATGCAGTCGCGTCCGCCCGGGGCGGCCTTTGGGATCGACTGGCGGCGCCCGCTCGACGCCGTCGCGGCCGCCGTCGGCCTCATCGCCGCGCTGCCCTTCATGGCCCTGACCGCCCTGATCATCCGCATCCAACTCGGCAATCCGGTCTTCTTCCGCCAGCGCCGCGCCGGCCGGGGCGGGTCGACCTTCACGGTCCCGAAGTTCCGCACCATGCACGACACGCGCGACGCCTCCGGCGCGCTCCTGCCCGATGCCGAGCGCGAGACCCCCATCACCCGCTTCATCCGCCGCGTTCGCCTCGACGAGCTGCCCCAGCTCACAGCCATCCTGAAGGGCGACATGGCCCTGATCGGCCCGCGCCCGCTGCTCCCGGAGACCATCCAGGCCATGGGCGCCCAGGGCCGCCACCGCGGGCTCGTCCGTCCGGGCCTCACCGGCTGGGCGCAGGTCAGCGGCAACACCCGGCTGAACGACCGCCAGAAGATCGCCCTCGACATCTGGTACATCGACCACCGCGGACCCCTGCTCGACCTGCGCATCCTGGCCGAAACGGTCCTGGTCGTGCTGCTCGGCGAGCGGCTGCGCCCGGATCGCATCGCCGAGGCCGAGGCCTACCGCGACAGCCTCGGGCTGCCGGGCGTGCCGCCCGCGGGGGCGCCGGCATGAGGCTCGTCTTCGTCGGAGCCGTGGAGGGCTCGCTCGTCGCCCTGAACGCGCTGATCCGCGCCGGCCTCGCCCCGACGCTCGTCGTGACGCTGCCGGCCGCCAATGCCGGCCGCCATTCCGACTTCGCCGACCTGATCGGCCCGGCCCGCGCCGCCGGCAGCGCCGTCCACGAGACGACCGACATCAACGCTGAGGCGACCATCGCGGCGATCGCCGCGGTCGAGCCGGACGTCACCGCCGTGATCGGCTGGTCGCAGATCTGCCGCGCCCCGTTCCGGGCGGTCGCGCGCCTCGGCAGCATCGGCTTCCACCCCGCGCCCCTGCCGCGCTTTCGCGGCCGCGCCGTGATCCCCTGGACGATCCTGATGGGCGAGACGGAGTCCGGCTCCTCGCTCTTCTGGCTCGACGAGGGCGTCGACTCCGGCGACATCCTGCTGCAGCGCCGCTTCCCGCTCTCCCCGGACGAAACCGCCCGCAGCCTCTACGACCGCCATACCGCCAACCTCGCCGCCATGCTTCCCGAGGCGGTCGCCCGCATCCGCGACGGCCACGCCCCGCGCGAGCCGCAGGACCATGGGCAGGCGTCCTGGTGCGCCAAGCGCACCCCCGCCGACGGCCTGATCGACTGGCGCGACGACGCGGAAGCCATCCTGCGCCTCGTGCGCGCGGTGGGCGATCCCTATCCGGGCGCCTTCACGGCCCATGCCGGCGAGAAGATCGTGATCGACCGGGCGAGCCTCTTCCCCGGCGGCCGCCGCTACATCGGCATGGCCGGCCAGGTCCAGCTCTTCACCCCCGGCGGCTTCGTGGTCCGCTGCGGCGACGGGGAATGCATCGAAGTGACCGGCTGGCGTTCCGCCTCGGGCAAGCGCCCGAAGATGCACGCCCGGCTCGGCGGAGACATCGCATGATCGCCAGCATCCAATCCCTCGGGCGCACGCTCGTCATCGCGCCGCACCCCGACGACGAGATCCTCGGCTGCGGCGGCACCATGGCCCGCCTCGCCGAGGCCGGGCTGCCCGTCTACGTCGCGGTGGTGACCGAGGGCCGCGCCCCGGCCTTTCCGCCCGAGCAGGTGGCCCGCGTCAAGGCCGAGGCCGCGCGCGCCCATGCCCACCTCGGCGTGCGCGAGACGCTCTGGCTCGGCCAGCCCGCCGCCCAGCTCTCCGAGCACCCCCACGCCGCCCTCAACGCCGCGATCCGCAAGGCCGTCCTGGACGTCGCGCCCGACACCCTGCTGATCCCCCATCTCGGCGACATCCACATCGACCACCAGCTCGTCTTCCTCTCCTCCCTGGTCGCCGCGCGCCCGCACCAGGCCGAGTATCCGCCGCGGATCCTCGCCTACGAGACCATGTCGGAGACCAACTGGAACGCGCCCTACCTGACGCCGCCCTTCGTCCCGAACGTCTTCGTCGACATCGGCGCGCAGCTCGGCCGCAAGCTGGAGGCGATGGCGCTCTTCGAATCCCAGGTGAAGCAGCCGCCGCACGAGCGCTCGGTCGAGACGCTCCGCGCCCTCGCCACCCTCCGCGGCGCCACCGTGCACCGCACCGCCGCCGAAGGTTTCGTCCTGATCCGCAACGTGCTCTGATTGCCCCCTGACGGGAAACCCTCTTTTCGAGCGAGGACCGAAGTCATGAACCGCTGGCCGACCTACGACGAGGAACAGATCGCCGACGTCGTCGCCGTCCTCCGCTCCGGCGCCGTCAACGCCTGGACGGGCCCGCACGTGCGCGATTTCGAGGCCGCCTACGAGGCGCATCTCGGCCGTCGCCACTGCATCGCGCTCGCCAACGGCACGCTCGCCCTCGACTTGCCCCTGAGGCTCATGGACCTGCAGCCCGGCGACGAGGTGGTCGTCACGCCGCGCAGCTTCGTCGCCTCCGCCTCCTGCGTTCCGCTCGCCGGCGGCGTGCCCGTCTTCGCGGACGTCGATCCGGACACCCAGAACCTCTCGGCCGAGACCATCGCCAAGGTCCTGACGCCCCGCACCCGCGCCGTCATCGTCGTCCACCTGGCCGGCTGGCCGACCGACATGGCCCCCATCATGGACCTCTGCCGCCCGCGCGGCATCGCGGTGATCGAGGATTGCGCCCAGGCCCACGGCGCCGAGGTCGGCGGCCGCCCCGTCGGCAGCTTCGGCGACTTCGCCGCCTTCTCGTTCTGCCAGGACAAGATCATCACCACGGGCGGGGAGGGCGGTCTCCTCGCCCTCGACGACGATGCCCTGTGGCGCCGGGCCTGGAGCTTCAAGGACCACGGCAAGTCCTACAAGGCCGTCTTCGAGACACAGCATCCGCCCGGCTTCCGCTGGCTCCACGAGAGCTTCGGCACCAACTGGCGCATGACCTCGATCCAGGCCGTGCTCGGCTCCCGCCAGCTTCAGCGCCTGCCGGCCTGGACCGCGGCCCGCACCCGCAACGCCGGCATTCTCCTTGATGCGCTCGCCGACCTTCCCGCCCTGCGCACACCCGTGCCCCCGCCCGGCACGGTCCACGCCTGGTACCGCTTCTACACCTTCGTCCGCCCCGAGCGCCTGAAGTCCGGCTGGACGCGCGACCGGCTCCTCGCCGAGATCGCCGCGGCCGGCATCCAGGTCTTCACCGGCAGCTGCTCGGAGATCTACCTGGAGAAGGCCTTCCAGGACGCCGGCTACGTGCCGCCGGAGCGGCTGCCCGTGGCCCGGCTCCTCGGCGAGACCAGCCTCGCCTTCCTGGTCGACCCCGTCCAGGACGAGGCGGTGCTGGCCGACAACGCCCGCAAGATCCGCCGCATCGTCGAAGCCGCGACCCTCGCGGGCGCCGAAACGGCGGCCGCCTGAGATGGCACCCTTCCGGGTCCTGGTCTCCTCCGCCGGGCGGCGCGTCGAACTCGTCGAGTGCTTCCGCCGCGCCGCCGCCGACCTCGGCCGCGGCATCGAGATCCTGGCGAGCGACCTCGACCCGGACATGAGCGCCGCCTGCCGGATGGCCGACCGGCGCTTCGCGGTGCCGCGCTGCGACGATCCGCGCTTTACCGACGCAGTCGAGAAGATCGTCCGCGACAACGGCGTGGACCTCGTCGTCCCGACCATCGACACCGAACTCATCGCCATGGCGGACCTCGCCGAGCGGCTCGCCGGCACGGGGACCCGCGTCCAGGTCGGCAGCCGCGAGGCCGTCGCGGTCGCCCGCGACAAGCTCGAGACCGTGCGCGTGCTGGGCGGGGCCGGCATCCCGGTCCCCCTCACCGCCGACTGGGAGACCGTCTCGGCCCGCCCGGCCGCCCATCCCTGGCCGCTCTTCATGAAGCCCAAGGGCGGCAGCGCCAGTCGCGGCCTCGCCCGTCTGGACGGTCCCGCGGACCTGCCCGCGAGCGTGCCGGAGCCTATGATTCTGCAGGAGTTCCTGTCCGGCCCCGAGATGACCGTCAACGTCTTCGTCGACCGGTCGGGGACCTTGAGGACGGCCATCACCCACCGCCGCCTGCGCATCCGCGCCGGCGAGGTCGAGAAGGGCCGCACCGAGCGCCGCGACGACACCGCCGCGATCGCCCGCGCGATCCACCGGGCCCTGCCCGGGCTGACCGGCGTCTTCTGCTTCCAGGCCATCGCGGACCCGGAGCGGGGCACCAAGGTGATCGAGATCAACGCCCGCTTCGGCGGCGGCTACCCGCTCGCCGACCGCGCCGGCGCCACCTTCGCGCGCTGGCTCCTGGAGGAGGTCACGGGCCTGCCCTCGACCGCGAACGACGACTGGCGGGAGGGCGTTCTCATGCTCCGCTACGACGCCGCGGTCTTCGTCGAGTGAGCGGACCCGCCCCGACGACCGTCCTGGTTTTCGACCTGGACGATACCCTCTACCTCGAACGGGATTTCGCCCGGAGCGGTTTCGGCGCCTGCGGCCGCTGGCTGGAGGCCGAGCATGGGCTCTCCGGCTTCGCGGACCGCTGCGCCGCCCTGCTCGAGGCCGGCCGGCGCGGGACGATCTTCGACGAGGCCCTGGCCGCGCTCGGCCGCCCCGCCGACAAGGCGCTCGTCGCGAAGCTGGTGGAGGTCTACCGGGGCCACACCCCCGAGATCGCCCTCGCCGAGGACGCCCGGCGCTACTTCGCGCAGGCCCACCCCGGCCGCGCCCACGCCATCATCTCCGACGGCCCCCATCTCACCCAGGCCGGCAAGGTTCGCGCCCTCGGCCTCGACCGCCTCGTCGGCCTCGTCCTCCTGACCGACGCCTGGGGCCGGGACTACTGGAAGCCCCATCCGCGCGCCTTCGAAGCCGTCGAGGCCTGGTCCGGCCTGACCGGGCCTCGCCTCGCCTACGTGGCCGACAACCCGACCAAGGACTTCGTCACCCCAAAGGCCCGCGGCTGGCACACCATCCAGATCCTGCGCGGCGGGCGAGTTCATTCGGTGGAGGCGCCCGACGAATCCCACCAGGCCGAATCACTCGTGACGTCTCTCGACTCGATAGACCGAATTTTGACTGGTCTCGGCACGGAATGGGCGAACGAAGTCGGTGACTTGGACTGAGGTCGCGTAATCAGCCCACTGTAATCGGAGAGGGCTGGGGCGATCGATCACGAGTTCGAGCGCAGCGGAACAGGATTCGATTACCAAGCGTTTTCAGAGTGTTTGACCGGCCTTCACGTAGGGGCGGCTGACAGCATGCTGCGACGCAGCATAACCTATGGTAACGGTTGGTACGCAAAAATCGTCCTGAATCCACTTGGCGTGTGGAACAAAATGCACGTGACACCACGAGTCACGACCTCTAAACAGGATGGCGTGACCGTATCCGGAGGGGCGCATGGATGGTCTCTGGGGACTGGTGCTCGTCGTCGTCCTGTTCGTCTGGACGATCTACGCTCTCGCCCGACGCAGTCGGGTCGATGAAAGGGCGAGCGAAGCGGCCGTTTCGTACGGGCCGCCGTCCGGGTCCGATGCCGTGCCGGCCCGGTCGCCGGACCGGCTGACCGCGGCGACCGACGCCCTGATCGACGCCCTCGCGGGCTTTCGGATCGCCCACGACTTCGCCCTGGCGCGCTCCGGCGAGCAGGCCGAACGCCTGCGGCTCGAGTCGATCGAAGCCATCATCGAGGCCGGGGGCCTGGGCCGTGCCCTGGTGGTGCTCGCCGACGAGGTGACCGCCTGGGGACCCTCGGCCGACACGGCTAGAGCCCCCTGGTTTCCCGCCGAGGAGCGGGTGCGCGCCGCCTCGCCGGCCGATCCGAAAGCTTTCGGCTGGTCCTTCCGGTTCCATGGCGACACCTACACGGTGTCGATCCGCCCGCCGAGCGTGGCCCCGGCCCTGGACGGCATCCGCAGCCGCTCCGTGGAGCTCAGCTGGAGGGGCGAGCCCGTGCTGGCCGTCGAGGTCGAGCAATACCCGGACGTCGAGTTCGGCCCGCGCCGCTCCTTCCGCACGGCCCGGTTCGCGCCCGGACCCTGGATGGGTGGACTGGTCGCGATCGACTCGCACATCAACCTCGGCCGCGAGCGGGTGAAGCGTGCCGACCGCGGCGAGCGCCTGCGCGCCTGACCGGCCGGGCCCCCGGCCCGGCAGGCGGGCCCCTCAAGGGCTCGGCTTGTCCGGCATGTCGCCGGCTCGCACGGAAAGATATTCCTCCAGATTGGACCAGCCGTCTCCGTCCCGGTCCTTCCACCGGTCCGAGGCGTTCCGCGCGTCGAGCCCTCGGGCGCGCTCCCAGTCGTCCGGCATCCCGTCCCCATCGCTGTCCTGGGCGCCCCGCTCCACGGGGATCTCGGGCCATCCTCCGACCTGGTCGGGAGAATCGATGACGCGCCCGGTCCGCTCCCGGACCGACGCCACCAGGGCCTTCTGCAGCGAATCCTCCATGGTCCCGTTCGGCAGCCGCGCGCCGATCGTCGGCAGCAGCACGTCCGGGAGGGTCCGCGCATCGAGAAGCACGCCGTCCGGCTTCAGGTCGTCGGCCGGGATCATCTGGTCGGGCGAATTGAGCCGGATCTCCGCGGGCACGGGCGCCTTGTCCTTCCGGTGGACCATCAGGTTCCCGGCCGCCTGGACCTCCACGCGCGAATCCGGCCGCGTGTCGTAGGTCTCCAGGATCGGCGGCTCATTCGTCTTGCGCGTCGAGGGCCCCACCATGGCGAAGTTGTTCAGGTAGATCACCCGCGGATTGAGGTAGTGGTCGTAGGCCTCGCCGAACTGGC carries:
- a CDS encoding methionyl-tRNA formyltransferase, yielding MRLVFVGAVEGSLVALNALIRAGLAPTLVVTLPAANAGRHSDFADLIGPARAAGSAVHETTDINAEATIAAIAAVEPDVTAVIGWSQICRAPFRAVARLGSIGFHPAPLPRFRGRAVIPWTILMGETESGSSLFWLDEGVDSGDILLQRRFPLSPDETARSLYDRHTANLAAMLPEAVARIRDGHAPREPQDHGQASWCAKRTPADGLIDWRDDAEAILRLVRAVGDPYPGAFTAHAGEKIVIDRASLFPGGRRYIGMAGQVQLFTPGGFVVRCGDGECIEVTGWRSASGKRPKMHARLGGDIA
- a CDS encoding PIG-L deacetylase family protein; protein product: MIASIQSLGRTLVIAPHPDDEILGCGGTMARLAEAGLPVYVAVVTEGRAPAFPPEQVARVKAEAARAHAHLGVRETLWLGQPAAQLSEHPHAALNAAIRKAVLDVAPDTLLIPHLGDIHIDHQLVFLSSLVAARPHQAEYPPRILAYETMSETNWNAPYLTPPFVPNVFVDIGAQLGRKLEAMALFESQVKQPPHERSVETLRALATLRGATVHRTAAEGFVLIRNVL
- a CDS encoding DegT/DnrJ/EryC1/StrS family aminotransferase, whose translation is MNRWPTYDEEQIADVVAVLRSGAVNAWTGPHVRDFEAAYEAHLGRRHCIALANGTLALDLPLRLMDLQPGDEVVVTPRSFVASASCVPLAGGVPVFADVDPDTQNLSAETIAKVLTPRTRAVIVVHLAGWPTDMAPIMDLCRPRGIAVIEDCAQAHGAEVGGRPVGSFGDFAAFSFCQDKIITTGGEGGLLALDDDALWRRAWSFKDHGKSYKAVFETQHPPGFRWLHESFGTNWRMTSIQAVLGSRQLQRLPAWTAARTRNAGILLDALADLPALRTPVPPPGTVHAWYRFYTFVRPERLKSGWTRDRLLAEIAAAGIQVFTGSCSEIYLEKAFQDAGYVPPERLPVARLLGETSLAFLVDPVQDEAVLADNARKIRRIVEAATLAGAETAAA
- a CDS encoding HAD family hydrolase, which produces MSGPAPTTVLVFDLDDTLYLERDFARSGFGACGRWLEAEHGLSGFADRCAALLEAGRRGTIFDEALAALGRPADKALVAKLVEVYRGHTPEIALAEDARRYFAQAHPGRAHAIISDGPHLTQAGKVRALGLDRLVGLVLLTDAWGRDYWKPHPRAFEAVEAWSGLTGPRLAYVADNPTKDFVTPKARGWHTIQILRGGRVHSVEAPDESHQAESLVTSLDSIDRILTGLGTEWANEVGDLD
- a CDS encoding ATP-grasp domain-containing protein, whose protein sequence is MAPFRVLVSSAGRRVELVECFRRAAADLGRGIEILASDLDPDMSAACRMADRRFAVPRCDDPRFTDAVEKIVRDNGVDLVVPTIDTELIAMADLAERLAGTGTRVQVGSREAVAVARDKLETVRVLGGAGIPVPLTADWETVSARPAAHPWPLFMKPKGGSASRGLARLDGPADLPASVPEPMILQEFLSGPEMTVNVFVDRSGTLRTAITHRRLRIRAGEVEKGRTERRDDTAAIARAIHRALPGLTGVFCFQAIADPERGTKVIEINARFGGGYPLADRAGATFARWLLEEVTGLPSTANDDWREGVLMLRYDAAVFVE